One Citricoccus sp. K5 DNA window includes the following coding sequences:
- a CDS encoding IclR family transcriptional regulator, with protein MANSRSGESVVSRVARLLQCFDADHGELSAAELAERAGLSTSTTHRLASAMADDGLLFRTGRGRFRIGLALWEAGQRGTRFQAFSQLALPFMEAIHVTLKQNVSLSILDESTAEIVYLERLTHRGAQEDLTKVALRQPALSVSAGLAMLAFSPASVQERILSMPWDRSALQSGVTEGHMRRRLAQARVDGYVHLPGVLVGSLAGLAAPILDTHRRVLGALAIVQTMADVNLKVQVPVLLSATRGLSGMVGNLPRD; from the coding sequence GTGGCGAATTCCAGGTCCGGTGAATCGGTCGTGTCCCGGGTGGCGCGCCTGCTGCAGTGCTTCGACGCCGACCACGGTGAGCTCTCGGCCGCCGAGCTGGCCGAACGGGCCGGGCTGTCCACGTCGACCACCCACCGCCTGGCCTCGGCCATGGCAGACGACGGCCTGCTCTTCCGCACGGGCCGCGGCCGTTTCCGCATCGGCCTGGCCCTGTGGGAGGCGGGCCAGCGTGGCACCCGGTTCCAGGCCTTCTCCCAACTGGCGCTGCCGTTCATGGAGGCCATCCACGTCACGCTGAAGCAGAACGTCAGCCTCTCCATCCTGGATGAGTCGACGGCGGAGATCGTCTACCTGGAGCGGCTCACCCATCGCGGAGCCCAGGAGGACCTGACCAAGGTGGCGCTGCGTCAGCCGGCTCTGTCCGTCTCAGCCGGACTGGCCATGCTGGCCTTCTCGCCGGCATCGGTGCAGGAGCGGATCCTGTCCATGCCCTGGGACCGCAGCGCGCTGCAGTCGGGTGTCACCGAGGGGCACATGAGACGCCGGCTCGCCCAGGCCCGGGTGGACGGGTATGTCCATCTGCCCGGGGTGCTGGTGGGATCGCTGGCCGGCCTCGCGGCGCCGATCCTCGATACGCACCGGCGGGTACTGGGTGCGCTCGCCATCGTGCAGACCATGGCGGACGTCAACCTCAAGGTGCAGGTTCCCGTGCTGCTCTCGGCCACGCGCGGGCTCTCGGGGATGGTCGGGAATCTGCCTCGCGACTGA
- a CDS encoding sugar phosphate isomerase/epimerase — protein MPAANGRLIGLAPLSLLSVAPPNLVHHAAEAGFDFVGVRVRPVTTAEKPYDMQPGSPLLAETLARMADTGVGIKDIEFLLLDGTDQRDAWLRMFEAGQALGAESLTVACGDPDLSRARDTLAQMAEDGRAFGISPALEPISYQTVASIPLADELAVYAGCDILVDTLHVGRFGGTAEELSAAACRAPLVQLCDAPAERPADREGLVEESRSARLVPGEGGLELAGVLAALESGLADTPRAGTQLPVSLEVPNDAAVARLGAQGWVDHLKSAALALLGEGAMR, from the coding sequence ATGCCAGCAGCCAACGGACGCCTGATCGGCCTGGCACCCCTGTCACTGCTCTCGGTAGCGCCGCCGAACCTCGTGCACCACGCGGCCGAGGCCGGTTTCGATTTCGTGGGCGTCCGGGTACGCCCGGTGACCACGGCAGAGAAGCCCTACGACATGCAACCGGGATCCCCGTTGCTGGCCGAGACACTGGCGCGGATGGCGGACACGGGCGTAGGGATCAAGGACATCGAGTTCCTGTTGCTGGACGGCACGGACCAGCGGGACGCCTGGTTGCGGATGTTCGAGGCCGGTCAGGCGCTCGGTGCCGAGTCGCTGACCGTGGCGTGCGGAGATCCGGACCTCTCACGTGCCCGGGACACCCTGGCGCAGATGGCGGAGGACGGGCGCGCCTTCGGGATCAGCCCCGCGCTGGAGCCCATCAGCTACCAGACGGTCGCCTCGATACCGTTGGCGGACGAACTCGCCGTGTACGCCGGATGCGACATCCTGGTGGACACCCTGCACGTGGGACGGTTCGGGGGAACGGCGGAGGAACTCTCCGCGGCCGCCTGCCGTGCACCGCTCGTGCAGCTCTGTGACGCCCCCGCCGAGCGCCCTGCAGACCGCGAGGGCCTCGTGGAGGAGTCCCGGTCCGCTCGCCTGGTCCCCGGCGAGGGTGGCCTGGAGCTGGCCGGAGTCCTGGCAGCACTGGAATCCGGGCTGGCAGATACGCCGCGAGCCGGCACCCAGCTGCCCGTCTCGTTGGAGGTCCCGAACGACGCCGCCGTCGCGCGCCTGGGAGCCCAGGGCTGGGTGGATCACCTGAAATCCGCCGCCCTCGCCCTCCTCGGTGAGGGCGCGATGCGCTGA
- a CDS encoding FAD-dependent oxidoreductase: MPQTATPYLLSEEEALTLDVPVEDVDVLVAGSGAGGLAAAVTAAYHGLSVMVAEKAPVCGGATSWSGGWAWTPGTALARAEGVDEDREQFRAYLRAVLGERYTEAAGEKIDAFLEAVPHMVGFFHTKTFMRFVTGAKINDIYGDLPGAGTGNRSVGPAPVNAKEFAPALLKKMRRQYYPTSFFGMGIMAGQDLSTFLKASKLKPEGWVHSVKRVVPHMLDMVTRGRSMHLVNGTALTGRLMKSADDLGVDIRVNTPVQGLVRSADGRITGAIVGAPDGGRYVRAQRGVVLATGGFPQDVDRRREVFPRTPTGNEHWTLAPEETTGDGLDLALAAGGVFDADMKAPAAWCPVSLVPYPGNRHGVFPHIMDRAKPGSIGVRRDGRRFVNEANGYYDYVDGMLAATPEGEPVESWQIADSTAIRRYSLGFAKPIPMPLTPYLKTGYLVKGDTLQELAEKCGIDPEGLARTVAEFNANARRGEDPEFSRGATAFNRYGGDPEVGPNPSLAPLEKGPFYAVHVRPGSFGTFAGIAADTKARVVDAGGAPIEGLYTAGNDHASIMRGFYPAGGINLGPALTFGYLAGRDLAGATVYEDDGAQAPA, encoded by the coding sequence ATGCCCCAGACCGCAACCCCCTACCTCCTGTCCGAGGAAGAGGCCCTCACGCTTGACGTTCCGGTGGAGGACGTCGACGTCCTGGTCGCCGGGTCCGGAGCCGGAGGACTGGCCGCGGCCGTGACGGCGGCGTATCACGGCCTGTCCGTGATGGTCGCCGAGAAGGCACCGGTCTGCGGTGGGGCCACGAGCTGGTCCGGCGGCTGGGCCTGGACCCCGGGGACGGCTCTGGCCCGGGCGGAAGGGGTGGACGAGGACCGCGAGCAGTTCCGCGCCTATCTGCGAGCGGTGCTCGGCGAGCGCTACACCGAGGCCGCGGGGGAGAAGATCGACGCGTTCCTCGAGGCCGTTCCCCACATGGTCGGCTTCTTCCACACCAAGACCTTCATGCGCTTCGTCACCGGTGCCAAGATCAATGACATCTATGGAGACCTCCCCGGTGCGGGCACCGGCAACCGCTCCGTGGGCCCGGCGCCCGTGAACGCCAAGGAGTTCGCGCCGGCGCTGCTGAAGAAGATGCGCCGGCAGTACTACCCCACCTCCTTCTTCGGCATGGGCATCATGGCCGGCCAGGACCTCTCCACCTTCCTCAAGGCCTCCAAGCTCAAGCCCGAGGGCTGGGTCCACTCGGTCAAGCGGGTGGTCCCGCACATGCTGGACATGGTCACCCGGGGCCGGTCCATGCACCTCGTCAACGGCACGGCCCTGACCGGCCGCCTGATGAAGTCCGCTGACGATCTCGGAGTGGACATCCGCGTCAACACCCCGGTCCAAGGCCTCGTCCGTTCTGCGGACGGCCGCATCACCGGCGCCATCGTCGGCGCTCCCGACGGCGGCCGGTACGTCCGCGCGCAGCGCGGCGTGGTCCTGGCGACCGGAGGATTCCCTCAGGACGTGGACCGGCGGCGAGAGGTGTTCCCCCGGACCCCGACGGGCAACGAGCACTGGACGCTGGCCCCCGAGGAGACCACCGGGGACGGACTCGACCTGGCGCTGGCCGCCGGCGGCGTGTTCGACGCGGACATGAAGGCCCCGGCCGCCTGGTGCCCCGTCTCCCTGGTGCCCTACCCGGGCAACCGGCACGGGGTGTTCCCGCACATCATGGACCGTGCCAAGCCCGGATCCATCGGCGTGCGCCGGGACGGCCGGCGCTTCGTCAACGAGGCCAACGGCTACTACGACTATGTGGACGGGATGCTCGCGGCCACGCCGGAGGGCGAACCGGTGGAGTCCTGGCAGATCGCCGATTCCACCGCCATCCGCCGTTACTCGCTGGGCTTCGCCAAGCCGATCCCGATGCCGCTGACCCCGTACCTGAAGACCGGATACCTCGTGAAGGGGGACACGCTCCAGGAACTGGCCGAGAAGTGCGGGATCGATCCGGAGGGCCTGGCCCGGACGGTGGCCGAGTTCAACGCCAACGCCCGGCGCGGCGAGGACCCGGAGTTCTCCCGCGGTGCCACCGCGTTCAACCGGTACGGCGGAGACCCGGAGGTGGGCCCCAACCCGTCCCTGGCACCGCTCGAGAAGGGTCCGTTCTACGCGGTCCACGTCCGCCCCGGATCCTTCGGCACCTTCGCCGGGATCGCGGCGGACACCAAGGCGCGGGTGGTGGATGCCGGCGGGGCGCCCATCGAGGGGCTGTACACGGCGGGCAACGACCACGCCTCGATCATGCGTGGCTTCTACCCTGCCGGCGGCATCAACCTCGGCCCCGCCCTGACCTTCGGGTACCTGGCCGGGCGTGACCTGGCCGGCGCCACGGTGTACGAGGACGACGGTGCGCAGGCCCCGGCCTGA
- a CDS encoding shikimate dehydrogenase, translating to MSTVGESYLVGLIGDGITASLSPPMHEKEGREHGLLYLYRPVDVAALGFEGQAAQDEAPRLLEYGRRLGFNAFNITHPFKQTIMDHLDEVDEDARNLGAVNTVVFEDGRSVGHNTDYSGYITGLRNTLTDPDLGSVVQLGAGGAGSAVAYALLRAGAGKLTLIDLDLERATARAADLQGQFPDQQVTARPHVELQDALATATGFAHCTPVGMHTHPGIPVDAAWLRSELWVSDVVYLPVETELVVAARAAGCQVVDGGTMAVGQALDAFGLMTGLSADPERVRAHFLELVAAKQG from the coding sequence ATGAGCACCGTCGGGGAATCGTATCTGGTCGGACTGATCGGGGACGGGATCACGGCGTCGCTGAGCCCGCCCATGCATGAGAAGGAGGGCCGCGAGCACGGGCTTCTCTACCTCTACCGTCCGGTGGACGTGGCGGCGCTGGGCTTCGAGGGCCAGGCGGCCCAGGACGAGGCGCCGCGGCTGTTGGAGTACGGCCGCCGCCTGGGCTTCAACGCGTTCAACATCACCCACCCGTTCAAGCAGACCATCATGGATCACCTGGACGAGGTGGACGAGGATGCCCGCAACCTCGGCGCGGTGAACACCGTGGTGTTCGAGGACGGCCGTTCCGTGGGCCACAACACTGACTACTCCGGCTACATCACCGGACTGCGGAACACCCTGACGGATCCCGACCTGGGCTCCGTGGTCCAGCTCGGCGCCGGCGGGGCCGGCTCGGCCGTGGCCTACGCCCTCCTGCGCGCCGGGGCGGGCAAGCTCACCCTGATCGACCTGGACCTCGAGCGGGCCACCGCCCGCGCCGCCGACCTGCAGGGGCAGTTCCCGGACCAGCAGGTCACGGCCCGCCCGCATGTCGAGCTGCAGGACGCCCTGGCCACCGCCACCGGCTTCGCCCACTGCACCCCCGTGGGGATGCACACCCATCCCGGCATCCCGGTGGACGCGGCGTGGCTGCGCTCCGAGCTGTGGGTCTCCGACGTGGTGTACCTGCCGGTGGAGACCGAACTGGTGGTGGCGGCCCGCGCGGCCGGCTGCCAGGTGGTGGACGGCGGGACGATGGCCGTGGGCCAGGCCCTGGACGCGTTCGGTCTGATGACCGGGCTCAGCGCCGATCCCGAACGGGTGCGTGCCCACTTCCTCGAGCTCGTCGCCGCGAAGCAGGGCTGA